A region of the Aethina tumida isolate Nest 87 chromosome 3, icAetTumi1.1, whole genome shotgun sequence genome:
GTCCAAAATCACTTTGAACCGTTCTTTGCCTGTAACCAAGAAAAGTTAACAAAAGTTCTTTAGTTAGTGACCAAAAGTATAAGTACATAAGTCTTGGTTCATCTGCTCATCCCTGTATCTCTGATAGTATGTGGGGATGGAGTTTTGTGAGTACTCCTGCCACATGTGTATCTTGGGGTTCACGTAGGCAACGTGTATGTTGCTTTGACGTATCCTGTTCAAATGTTCCTTGTCCTGTTTGTAATAGCACGACTCACTCGCCCCTTCATCGGAACCATTCGAAAGGTTCAAGTAGTTTTGGTTCTGGTAGTAGAGGTGTTCCGACAGTACATCCACATAAATCCTAATTTCTTTGTCACTGGTGGTTTGCTCTGAATGTTAACAGTGATTGGCCCaaggttaaatttatatcccACAGTTATACCTTTGCTTCCTTCACCCAGGACTCCAACAGTTTTTCTAGCCCTCAACCGTTCCTCCACCAAACTAGTGATTTTGTTCTTGAGGTCGATTCCTGGCTTCAGGATGTCCCCACTCCATTTCCAAATGCGTTCACTTTCAGTGTACTCAGATTCTGTGACTGATTCGTAGATCTCCTTGGGGCCTAAGATGTTGTAGTTCTGCTCCGATAGCTTGTCGTTGTTGTTAACAATGAGCACTGGATTAACCTGATACCTTAAATTAACCACCAAATGTTAAATTGCAAGACTCAGTTGGTTGTTGAAGAGAACAAGGAAAAGATTTTACATCTTATCAGCTCCAAAGCCTCTAAACTGATTAGATTTGAGTCTCTTCCTCTGGTTTAAATGACAAACTGGTACCTGGCATCCTCATGGTGGCACCTGTCGTACTTCTTCTCATGCTTATGGGGCTTCACCGCTGTGTTGGTGATTTTAGTAATGTGACTTACAAGCTTCGTAATGATCCTTTTGAAGTAATCCTTGGCAACTGACCGATCCTCCTGAGTACTCAACCTCTCCTCCAACTCCGATATTCGATGTGCCAGCCTCCTGTACTGCAAGTTACAAATCTGATGTTCGCTGTGCCTCCTCCTCATGCTAAATACAGTAAGAAGTTACAAGAGTTAAATCAACCAAGGCACATACAACCGTTCATCGAAACCGCTAGCTTCAATCGGCCCGGCAAACAACGGCGTTTTCTGCGTGTCGGTGATGACCCCCAAGAGGGCGCAGTTCCTGCAGTCGCAAGGCTCCTCCTTTTCGTCGCTCAGCTTGTTCTTGCACGTGAACACCTTGCTGACGTCTCTGTAGGACTTGGCGGTCGTGTAGACTTGGTGCTCCGTCTTTTGGTCGCCGCCCTCGAAGCTGTGGATGCAGTGGTCGACGTCGTTCAACGGTTTGGAGGTGGTCTTGTGCACTGAGACGGTGCACGTGCACTTCTTGGTCAGGAAACAGTTGGCCAAAGGGGGGACCTGTCTTTTCTTCACATCTACGTTCAACCTTTAGTTGGTGTGCTATTACTTGTGGAAGTAGACTTAC
Encoded here:
- the LOC109602680 gene encoding uncharacterized protein LOC109602680, with protein sequence MFRNKSLFSYKKKNKPTKEDVLEPNADDVAVKPVVEPKESTSLLDVTVIRPSQTNSNHKFITQTSTLNSSQVRDLITSMEMGAQDKNKLLHKIFRNKLIDPTTETSDNLDATTTSLSKVLDVKKRQVPPLANCFLTKKCTCTVSVHKTTSKPLNDVDHCIHSFEGGDQKTEHQVYTTAKSYRDVSKVFTCKNKLSDEKEEPCDCRNCALLGVITDTQKTPLFAGPIEASGFDERMRRRHSEHQICNLQYRRLAHRISELEERLSTQEDRSVAKDYFKRIITKLVSHITKITNTAVKPHKHEKKYDRCHHEDARYQVNPVLIVNNNDKLSEQNYNILGPKEIYESVTESEYTESERIWKWSGDILKPGIDLKNKITSLVEERLRARKTVGVLGEGSKEQTTSDKEIRIYVDVLSEHLYYQNQNYLNLSNGSDEGASESCYYKQDKEHLNRIRQSNIHVAYVNPKIHMWQEYSQNSIPTYYQRYRDEQMNQDLCKERFKVILDNTKSDGKKKLWNTIWNQAMTNCLKKNDRVAIQIPQNDSKGGIIEFYYTIAELEQLLI